In the genome of Pseudomonas sp. Teo4, the window GTCCGGCACGCTGAACTGGTCGGCCGAGAAATGCGCATCTTCGCCCTTGGCGGTCAGAGGCTGCGGCAACTGGTCGACCAGGCCAGCGACCATGCGCGCCGAGGCCACCAGGCGCTGGTCGAGGGAAAACATCATCTGCTGACGCAGGTCACGCAGCATCCAGGCGGCGGCCAAGGCCCAGATGATGATGAAGGCGCTGCCCAGGATCAGGCTCAGGCGCACGCGCAGGCTCATGGCGCGACCTCCTCCGGCGCCTGGGCCGGGCCAAGGCGGTAACCCAGGCCGCGCACGGTTTCGACTATACCGTTGCCGAGCTTGCGTCGCAGGTGATGGATGTGCACGTTCAGGGCGTTGCTTTCAACCTCGTCACTGAAGCCGTACACACAATCCTTGAGCTGCTCGCTGGACAACACCCGCCCGGGGTTCTGCAGCAGGGCCTGGAGCAAGGCCTGCTCACGCCGCGACAGGTCCACCGGTTTGCCGGCCAGGGTCGCTTCGCAACTGCTGGGGTCATAGTGCAGCGGGCCATGCTCGATGACGTTCACCGCCCGCCCGGCCACCCGCCGCAGCAAGGTATGCAGGCGCGCCGCCAGTTCGCGCAGGTCGAAGGGTTTGAGCAGGTAGTCGTCGGCGCCGGCCTGCAAGCCGTCGACCCGGTCGGTGACCGCATCGCGGGCGGTGAGTACCAGCACCGGCAGGTCCACACCCTGCTGGCGCAGGCGGCGCAGCAGCTTCAGGCCGTCTTCGTCAGGCAGTCCCAGGTCGAGGATCATCACATCGAACTGCGCAGCCTGGAGCATGGCCCGCGCGCCCGCCGCATTGGCCACCCGGTCCACGGTCAGGCCTTGGGCGGTAAGGCCGGCGCAGATGCCGCTGGCGATCAGGTCGTCGTCCTCGCAGAGAAGAACGTGCATGGTGGTGCTCCCGGACTGGTGTGGCTGGCATTGCACTATAGGGGGATTAAGAGGGGATTATGTACCCTGGGAAACGTGGCGGCGATAGCGGGTTGTCGAGGCGTTTGATCAGCATTGTTTACATTTCAAGTCAGAATATTTCCCTCTAAATAATTAAAACTATTTCAACCATCAATACGAAAGAGAAACTTCCTACAAGTAACTCGGAAATGTCTTCTGACGATCCATGATCTGATTTCTCCCTGCACACACTGTCAGGGAGACAGTTCATGTTCATATGGAACATCGTGCCCTCTTGGCATGAAATCGAGTCCCGTATTACCGATGAAATGGGTT includes:
- a CDS encoding response regulator transcription factor, coding for MHVLLCEDDDLIASGICAGLTAQGLTVDRVANAAGARAMLQAAQFDVMILDLGLPDEDGLKLLRRLRQQGVDLPVLVLTARDAVTDRVDGLQAGADDYLLKPFDLRELAARLHTLLRRVAGRAVNVIEHGPLHYDPSSCEATLAGKPVDLSRREQALLQALLQNPGRVLSSEQLKDCVYGFSDEVESNALNVHIHHLRRKLGNGIVETVRGLGYRLGPAQAPEEVAP